AAGCTTTGCTTAACTGTGCCGAAATTGTGTGAGGGTGATCCTGAGTCAGTAGCGCCTCCCGGTACGTTGTATTCTTCTCCTGCAGTCGGCACATCAATCGGTGCATCCAATATACAGAATGAGCTATCCACTTTTAGTGAATTACTACCATCTCCTTTTGTGGACGATGAAGGCGGACCAAATTCCGGCGAAATATCAATTAGAACACCttcactttgttgttgttgcggcgGAGGTGGACGCTGTGGGGCCTGTTTAAGATGACTGAGTCCCTTTCCCTTTATTGCCTGGGTTGCTTGATTACGTTGCAGTTCAACACCCCGTTCGTTAACCAGTTTATTATATGCAAACTGTTTATTAGATACCGACTTCCTCTCTTTGGCATGGGGGGCTTGTTGTAACATTTGTGGCTGCATAGAAGCACATTTACGATTTCtctctaaaattttttcgattttttattaatttagtcAGTTATAAAgctaaatatttaagaaacacTTGCCTGCTTGCATTTCGGCACTCGAACTCATTGCACCCGCCCCTCCCCAGCAAAAGCCAAAGGGTGAACCTGCATGCCCACCGCTTTGACGAATGCTCTCGTGCAATGGTCGTATCAGGTCGCTATTTGTATTTTTCGGCTTCTCCAATATGTTGCGCGGAAAGACACCAATATCAAATGTGCGTTGATTTTGCCCCTTAATTAGTTTCAAATCAGCGCGACCGTCAATGATAGCCAAAGTATCACCAGCTTCGATCTCCAGCCGATTTTCTTCATGGTAGGAACGTAATGATTTATATACAGGCGGTGACATACCAACTAAAAATtctcttaaaataaaattgaaaagttagTCTTACGCGCAGACTTATTCATCATCTCACTTACTTCAAAGCGGCAAAAGTTGGCCGTTCAGCAGGTGTTTTGTCCCAACACTGCAGCATCATTTCGTAAACATCTGGCGGACAAGCATCTGGTTGATGAAGTCGTTCACCCTCCCTATCAATTTTACGTAAGATTTGGGAACCATTTAGACCCACCCAGGGATCCTCGCCGAAAGTAAACATTTCCCATAGCGTTACACCAAACATCCAAGTATCAGAAGCATGCGAAAATTGCCTAAATCGTAAAGATTCTGGTGCGCACCAAGGAAACGGCACCTTTTTGTGCTCAGACATAACATAGCAATCATCTTCTTGCGGCAGCGCCCGCATAAGACCGAAATCACCAATCTTGATTTTATTGCCGGATGCTAGTAAGACATTCCGACACGCCAGGTCACGGTGAAGGAAGCGCTTTTGCTCTAAGTACGCCATGCCTGTAGCGATCTGTACTGACCAATTCCAAATGTTGGTCAACGGTGTATTTTTGCACTGTTTGCGCAAAGTATCTAATAAAGAGCCGCGTTCGGCTAACTCGGTGATCATCATCATTGGTTGAGAAAGCACAACGCCGTATAAACGCACCAAATTCGAGTGATCCAAAGCATGCATTGCCTGCACCTCACGAAAGAAGTCGCCTATAATACCCGGCTGTGTGAGATTATCCGATTTTAGCACCTGAAAATAATGTGCAATTATTTTGGTATGAAACTATACTcgtattatataaatttacaattcAATTACTAACCTTTACCGCAACGGCTAACACTTTCCCGTTTGGAGCGGTATGCCACTCACCGCGACGCACCACTCCGAATGAACCATCGCCCAATTTAACGCCGAGTGTGATATCCTTTTCGTGTATAAGGCATGTAAGTTGAGTATTTTGCTGTTCTTTATTTACAGCTTGTTGGGATTTTTTAGCCGAGGGTTGCTTGCCACCACCAATCAGTTTCGAAAGTATATTTTTCCGCCATTGATGTGCCTTTTTTTTGCGCACCGCCTCCATGAGTCTGCGCACAGCTGGCTTACCCAACCCGCATCGTTCCAGATCCTCCGGAAGCACGTAGTCGAAGTGTGCCAGGCGAGTCACTTGTAAATCATCGCGTATACGTTCAAGAAATTGCTCGAGTTGTACCTCATGCAGCAAATCCTCCAACCACTCAGTTTCACTCGTTGTATTAATGAAATTTACAGACGAAGTCGAACCAGCAACGAATGTGTCAGTATTTACTGGGGAAGCCATAATATTGTATTACAAGGACTggctaaaaattaaacaaaaaacaaaaatattcaggATTAATTCCAATTAtgattagaggcaataatttttatagaagaaaatggttattaaaTGGACCTAGTAATACCAAGGATTCTaataattcaagtgaagactgtactttgcACGAAAATAAACAAGCATCAAAATATCATTCCATCTAACGGTATTatgcagcagtaaaacttcagcagtTGTAATAGTCTGCTTGATTTATTgattcatatgaaatttcaatttgagTCGAAATAAGCATTTTTGCCTTCAAATTTGCCCATTCTCATAAACCTTACGAGCAAGCCATCCCCAcagattttcaataatatttagatCTGGGGAATGCGGTGGCCATGCTAAAGTTTCAATGTTTTGGGGCGCAATCCAAATTTTGACCGCACTTGTACCTGGATATAAACAGGATAGTGTAACTGTTGAAACATCCAATAAATAGGTCCACATGTTTCACGAGTCTCGGATAAAGATGATTCCAACAAAGCTTCATAACCGTTTCTCGTCATTTTGTagtctacaattttcaattcgaacgCGTACGATAGTACGACATTGCACCCCATACCAGAACACCACCCTCATGGCTGTGATGTCACTCAAGTATCTTTCCTCCTTTCTTAAGTCATGGAAATAATAATTGTATCCATCCGGCCCATCCAGATTGAACTTCTTTTCCTGACTAAATATTTGACtatttttgaatgtttcctTCCCGATTGGCTTCTTTTAATCTTCGCAAAGGATTTCAATGGGGTTTAGGTTGGGTGACTGGCTTAACTAATCCATAACTTgaactttattttcttattccATTCCTGTACTAACTGGAGAAGTATTGTGGgtcattattttgaataaaaatcctCCCACATATTCTTCTCAGGAAATGGAAGTAGTCTTTGTAAATAAATGTGTACATTAGTTATGAGGTGAATAGATCCTACTCCATATCAACATCCCCAAATCATTATGTTGGCGCTACCGTGCTTGATTGGTTTTTTGTGAACCGCGATGAAAGCTCTTGTCCTTTAGGACATCTAACACTTCGCACAACATCATTTCCAAGTAAATTTCCTTTTGGTTTCATCGTTCCAAAGTAAGTTATACCATTTTTTCATAGCGTCTGTTCCATACAATGGCTTGTGCTCTTGAACACAACTTTTTCGCTtccttaaatttgtttgtttcaacATTGGAACTTGACGAGCTATTATGCCTGGTAGGTTCATGTTGTACAATCGACGACGACAATTCTCATTGAAGCTAAGTTATTGGTTTCAGCTGCAATAGCCTTTGATGGCTTAAAACGATCCCTCTTGGCAAAAGTCACTATCAAATTATCAGTAGTGCAAGTCGTTTTCTTTTTGCCGCCACGTCGCACAGTGATTCAGGTATATGGGCTAATCGGACAAAAATCACTACTCCTGTATTActttaccgattttaatttaataaaagcagTTGTGTAGCTCATGTATAGAGTTACAACTGTAGCATGAAAAAAAGTTCTGGGCTAAGTTAGGAGGCAGGAAGtataaacgaaaaattttagaatattaaacattgaacttttaataatattaatttatttaaaacaataatttttgctatacattgcaaaaaatcaaaattatgctTCCTCTTTAATTAgctaggaatatttttaacGCATTCACCAactttatataataaactttaaataataaaaaaaaaaatatttttcagtagtacaaaaaaatatacttaacataggaaaggaagaaaaagaaaattatttagttagtcactatctgaaatattttctaaatcaaattGATTTACATTTTCCTCTAAAATATAGGTTTTAATatccgaaaaattaaaagaatgcgAAGTGGTAGTCTTTCTCAGAGAAGATATAAAAGGGGGGAGAAGACACAACACgtaatatttgagaaaatttaaaaaccaaattctCATCAATGCCCGTTATTTCAGAGCTTATTTtgggattttgaaaaaaaattcttgccgTATTCCCATCATTAGTGGACCCGTAACCTGGCTTTTtgccatttaatatttatttttccacaaaaaatgccaacagatttttcaaattccCGCTTAGTTGCTTTCGTGACAGTCTGAAGTCTCATTAGGTTTAGAACCTTTTCAACTAActtatttttcctttgttttttgggCAATGAAATCCATGTATCCACCGAatcttcattttttatatttggcaaagtacctaaaaaataaaaattcggaaTAAAGTAcaactttgcgcaaaaaaagACCTATACCTTTAAAAACAGAAcagtttaaaatatcaaataacaacaaatttggaAAGGCACCTTTTGGGACCTTTTaccaaaaatagagttttctaAAACTAATGactactttacaaaaaaaattaagaaaaataccaaacatatattaaaatatttacataccttgCTGAATATTTGCCATAATAAACGagtaaaactataaaatatcgaAACGTTCAGAACGAACTACCATACAATAATAAATGTTGatcaaatctaaaaaaaacaaaataggatTTTATTTAGGTAGACTTAATCATAATTTTACTgataaggaaacaaaaaataaaaataaacttaaggtgattttatttgagcaatataatgatgattttatttccattttagtttttctaaaatattgcttttaattttttgatttttgtctaTTGTTTAAATCACTGTGCGTCGTTCTGTtgattttttgggattttttttaatcgaaTGCTTTAGAGTAGCTTATAAGACACCCCTTAATGTTTGTCTGTTCCGCTATTAGACTCGCCTCTGAGAGAGTGAAATCATCTCCCTGAGGGTCTAAAAATGATTAAAAGTTTGCATAATcgcttaaaaaattaacaaaaaaaatcatttttagccTGCTGTCGGATACGTGTTTGAATAAGAATGCGCttcacaaatatagcaaaacaaTTTAAGGTACAagtttgcatatatttaaagttatgtatacaatttataaattaagttatttatatataaaagttaCATCAGTGAATTAATTGCTTCCTCATAAATCAAACCGTTTTTGTTGTGGAACGTTTGTCTTAAGGTGAATCAAGGCCACCATGACTTCGCTTCTGATCAGAACCCGCAAAGGTATCCACCTGGCAAATGGATAACAAATTCCAATTCAGCAACGCCAAAAACgtatatatgatttttttttaatttttgcggtGAATATTCCAGTTTTGATCTTGAACTGGTTTTTAATTTGACCCCGCAAGGACAAACGGACAATGAATTCGGATGCAGCAACACCAAAAAActttatatcaatttttttataggtttctccatgaaaaatattagtttttaagttttaaggtAGTTAGGGAATGGTTTCTAAGGGGTGAAGGCTGGGAAATTTGTTCTGATGTATTACCGTTGATTAGAACTGCAATAAAAATGTTCCAAACCGATTttgaatacatataattttttatttttaaagtttctccgaatttctcataaaaatatcccaATTCAATGTCTAGTgtgttttgatataataaaaaaaattaaattcgggtctagaaattaaaaaacaaaaaactattgaTCAGATCCTGtagccatttttgaaaaaaattgctcgAAAAATCCCCACTGTGAAGCACAAGGAAATCGATAGATAATAGCAGCGGACCTGTACCTTAATACCCATATGATGTAGTTCAGGTATTTAGTATCTAAAAAGATCCTTACAGGgatctttttttgcatttttttagtgTGGCACTAAGGGATTACAATTAAAAATCtgcattcattaaaatttccaatTCATATTGCACTTATTAAATGTAAACTTTTTGGTTAAATTACATCTATACCAATGAGTTGAAATCAACAAATTACATGTCTACATGTCAACTGTTCCACATTTTGGGCTTTccatgtataattttttttttaacatataagCCGATAGTTGGTTTTTCAAGAAAGAACACAACCGATATGGGAAATTTCATGGCACATTACTTATAACTAAAGTTAAgtagtaaaatgaaaaacaatttaaaatacaag
The sequence above is drawn from the Anastrepha obliqua isolate idAnaObli1 chromosome 4, idAnaObli1_1.0, whole genome shotgun sequence genome and encodes:
- the LOC129243881 gene encoding activated Cdc42 kinase Ack, encoding MASPVNTDTFVAGSTSSVNFINTTSETEWLEDLLHEVQLEQFLERIRDDLQVTRLAHFDYVLPEDLERCGLGKPAVRRLMEAVRKKKAHQWRKNILSKLIGGGKQPSAKKSQQAVNKEQQNTQLTCLIHEKDITLGVKLGDGSFGVVRRGEWHTAPNGKVLAVAVKVLKSDNLTQPGIIGDFFREVQAMHALDHSNLVRLYGVVLSQPMMMITELAERGSLLDTLRKQCKNTPLTNIWNWSVQIATGMAYLEQKRFLHRDLACRNVLLASGNKIKIGDFGLMRALPQEDDCYVMSEHKKVPFPWCAPESLRFRQFSHASDTWMFGVTLWEMFTFGEDPWVGLNGSQILRKIDREGERLHQPDACPPDVYEMMLQCWDKTPAERPTFAALKEFLVGMSPPVYKSLRSYHEENRLEIEAGDTLAIIDGRADLKLIKGQNQRTFDIGVFPRNILEKPKNTNSDLIRPLHESIRQSGGHAGSPFGFCWGGAGAMSSSAEMQAERNRKCASMQPQMLQQAPHAKERKSVSNKQFAYNKLVNERGVELQRNQATQAIKGKGLSHLKQAPQRPPPPQQQQSEGVLIDISPEFGPPSSSTKGDGSNSLKVDSSFCILDAPIDVPTAGEEYNVPGGATDSGSPSHNFGTVKQSFRIGTSPLGQRPQPPPYQMPPTYSNTIEFSQQQQTQLMQQHDPFDTSSVEMDSSETTENNANAGAFALYSNVMRQQHDHLQESILRTNATQSIYNSSSARKSLFSAGSNSPSNKENVPHTLTPEGQSMMSSEGQDTIPSALSLLSLENPMEQSSLEDNVVLDKSFIAELEKDMYSSKGQSDYQRNSTQMYANKEVVYKQNLTPLKNSANQPNSASASSSGASPKMQNPDAYSQQQYSTRSATESRNSRSNDQYKQNNLEVGTADEAARIGGGNRASAISTQEVINRIWYERVSGTTSTNSSYYEIPVDSIYQNQGDYAERNAPAVTSEQPNHSFVAISNRVVVPKTQASQIYASAASLYGSIGSREMYDLVAPTPPTYYGQLPLKATSVGNGIFSNGLTTASAAPAAVYDEVTLDDFLRPHRPAPLAPPQLSAQQIQRRLEKLKHQQEQGGGNLYAPIPADSARENEKIQQILKDLGSVAQEIDVRNALRAANGDANAAIRHYKIDQLTRLGLANRPQCEQALQKTGWSLELAAAVLLESTS